One genomic region from Grus americana isolate bGruAme1 chromosome 15, bGruAme1.mat, whole genome shotgun sequence encodes:
- the BHLHA15 gene encoding class A basic helix-loop-helix protein 15: protein MKTKTKGKKQRHTVDKEAFSEETAMRKKELVKCLRHKERRNGGNKESSKMTTARAKHPWSNKDRHLRRLESNERERQRMHKLNNAFQALREVIPHVRAENKLSKIETLTLAKNYIKSLTSIILNMSNGHFPAAEGMGGAWGSKLYQHYQQQHGDDDHEEHLQKYSV, encoded by the coding sequence ATGAAGActaaaaccaaaggaaagaagcaaaggCATACTGTTGACAAAGAAGCATTTTCTGAGGAGacagcaatgagaaaaaaagaactggtGAAATGCTTGCGACATAAAGAAAGGAGGAATGGGGGAAATAAGGAGAGCAGCAAGATGACTACAGCCAGAGCCAAGCACCCCTGGAGCAATAAGGACAGGCATTTGAGGAGACTGGAAAGCAATGAGCGGGAGAGGCAGAGAATGCACAAGCTCAACAACGCGTTCCAGGCTTTGCGGGAGGTGATCCCTCATGTGAGAGCTGAGAACAAACTCTCCAAAATAGAGACTCTCACACTGGccaaaaattacattaaatccTTGACCTCTATTATACTCAATATGTCCAACGGACActttcctgcagcagaaggaaTGGGGGGAGCCTGGGGGTCCAAATTGTATCAGCATTATCAACAGCAACATGGGGATGACGATCATGAGGAACATCTACAAAAATATTCCGTGTAG